The Impatiens glandulifera chromosome 8, dImpGla2.1, whole genome shotgun sequence genome includes a window with the following:
- the LOC124911413 gene encoding serine/threonine-protein kinase dst2 produces the protein MDFSPASTRARRNPSSDIYSTFVVHDSSAGSDHKRRGGINSSASAGDDDPYATMVRKKDNQIPDFDDDEEDDASLPPLLKHLPKDFGVIDDDEDDNWNYSGTMVVKTERSSNQKKPLFDRDESSSREGYDDDDDDDEEDEAGDGDFSTFVVRPTGKKRESVSGTVVRRTSGGVGTNTMSRAVASMQAAGASFHDDDSRYVQRSSKVSSSSIPESVTREDPSIKYELLNELGKGSYGAVYKARDLHTSEMVAIKVISLTEGEEGYEEIRGEIEMLQQCCHPNVVRYLGSYQGEEYLWIVMEYCGGGSVADLMSVTDDPLEECQIAYICREALKGLSYLHSIFKVHRDIKGGNILLTEQGEVKLGDFGVAAQLTRTMSKRNTFIGTPHWMAPEVIQENRYDVKVDVWALGVSAIEMAEGLPPRSTVHPMRVLFMISIEPAPMLSDKEKWSLVFHDFIAKCLTKEPRLRPTATEMLKHKFIERCKSGPSVMSPKIEKAWQARASMIEQTQNTSPGTSFIPGEDEIGGPKINVDYGGTVPSRPQDGGSQAAGAGGSSMSRTIKRPMGNVTEGDFGTVVIHAGDEKGGSSMQTTIPRAGQTSSGSQLVEAPISGAKRGSTDPRMPNAIESEAKGPSQFLAHQTIKVSSSSPASQNLRLDSLAQEQVGIGSTVSGSLKNDTVSRRAMDKLWSIYAAGNTVPIPFLRATDISPIALLSDNVLKGGEMTTGGSTAMEALQELFTCDGQPKKGRRGQNEVPLPPSVYKRLTSSSTLMNLAQALAYHKSCYEEMPLQEMQASEEQQTTQNLSDTLRTILRL, from the exons ATGGATTTCTCTCCCGCCTCAACTCGAGCTCGCCGTAACCCCAGCTCCGATATCTACTCCACATTTGTCGTCCACGACAGCAGCGCCGGGTCAGACCATAAACGCCGCGGCGGAATTAACTCCAGTGCCAGCGCCGGAGACGACGACCCTTACGCCACAATGGTGAGGAAGAAAGACAATCAGATCCCAGACTTTGACGACGACGAGGAAGACGATGCTTCTCTCCCTCCTTTACTCAAGCACCTTCCCAAGGACTTCGGCGTTATTGACGACGATGAAGACGATAACTGGAACTACTCAGGGACAATGGTGGTAAAGACCGAGAGAAGTAGTAATCAGAAGAAACCGTTGTTTGATAGGGATGAATCGAGCTCGAGGGAGGGatatgatgacgatgatgatgatgatgaggaaGATGAAGCTGGCGATGGTGATTTCTCCACTTTTGTTGTGAGACCTACTGGTAAGAAGAGAGAGTCTGTATCCGGGACAGTTGTTAGGCGGACTAGTGGTGGTGTAGGGACTAACACGATGAGTAGGGCGGTTGCAAGTATGCAGGCCGCAGGTGCCTCTTTCCATGATGATGATAGTCGTTATGTACAGCGATCCAGTAAAGTTTCGTCAAGTTCCATTCCTGAAAGTGTCACCAGAGAAGATCCTTCTATTAAGTACGAATTGCTTAATGAACTAG GCAAGGGCTCTTATGGTGCTGTTTATAAAGCAAGAGACTTGCACACTTCAGAGATGGTTGCTATCAAAGTTATCTCATTGACTGAAGGG GAAGAGGGTTATGAAGAAATCCGTGGAGAAATTGAGATGTTACAGCAATGTTGTCATCCAAATGTAGTTCGATACCTGGGAAGCTACCAGGGAGAAGAATATTTATGG ATAGTTATGGAGTACTGTGGGGGTGGTAGTGTAGCTGACTTGATGAGTGTTACTGATGATCCACTTGAAGAGTGTCAAATAGCTTATATTTGCAGGGAAGCGTTAAAG GGATTATCTTATTTGCATTCAATTTTTAAAGTACATAGAGATATTAAAGGAGGAAACATTTTGTTGACTGAACAAGGAGAGGTCAAGTTGg GTGATTTTGGGGTTGCAGCACAATTGACAAGAACCATGTCGAAGCGTAATACG TTTATTGGAACACCCCATTGGATGGCTCCAGAAGTTATTCAAGAGAATCGTTATGATGTAAAG GTGGATGTCTGGGCTCTTGGAGTGTCAGCTATTGAAATGGCTGAG GGGCTTCCTCCTCGGTCCACAGTGCATCCAATGAGG GTTTTGTTTATGATATCGATTGAACCAGCTCCAATGCTCTCAGACAAGGAAAAATG GTCTCTTGTGTTCCATGACTTTATAGCTAAGTGCCTTACAAAAGAACCACGGTTACGTCCTACTGCAACCGAGATGTTAAAG CACAAATTTATCGAAAGATGCAAATCCGGTCCATCTGTGATGTCGCCGAAGATTGAGAAGGCCTGGCAGGCTAGAGCTTCTATGATAGAACAAACACAAAATACTTCTCCGGGGACCTCCTTCATACCAGGAGAAGAT GAAATAGGAGGTCCAAAAATAAACGTAGACTATGGGGGTACGGTCCCATCTAGGCCTCAAGATGGTGGATCCCAAGCTGCTGGAGCAGGAGGGTCTTCTATGAGTAGAACCATCAAACGGCCTATGGGAAATGTGACTGAAG gGGACTTCGGAACTGTTGTCATTCATGCGGGGGATGAGAAAGGAGGATCATCCATGCAAACAACAATCCCTCGGGCAGGTCAAACTTCATCCGGATCACAACTTGTTGAAGCTCCCATCAGTGGTGCAAAACGTGGTTCTACTGATCCCAG GATGCCAAATGCTATTGAATCTGAAGCAAAGGGCCCATCACAGTTTCTAGCTCATCAAACAATTAAAGTGTCTTCATCTTCACCTGCATCACAAAACCTTAGACTAGACAGCCTCGCTCAAGAACAGGTTGGAATTGGCTCAACAGTAAGCGGTTCATTGAAGAACGACACTGTCAGTAGAAGAGCTATGGATAAG CTTTGGTCAATCTATGCGGCTGGTAATACCGTTCCTATTCCATTTTTGAGAGCAACCGATATTTCTCCCATCGCCCTTCTATCCGACAATGTTCTTAAAGGTGGAGAGATGACTACCGGAGGTTCAACTGCCATGGAAGCATTGCAGGAGCTTTTTACTTGCGATGGCCAGCCAAAAAAGGGAAGAAGGGGACAAAACGAG GTGCCTCTTCCACCAAGCGTCTACAAGAGACTTACATCAAGCTCTACATTAATGAATCTCGCCCAGGCTTTGGCTTACCATAAATC gtgttatGAAGAGATGCCACTTCAAGAGATGCAAGCATCAGAAGAGCAACAAACCACTCAGAATCTTTCAGATACTTTGAGAACTATTTTACGCTTATAG